The following proteins are encoded in a genomic region of Leifsonia psychrotolerans:
- a CDS encoding Lrp/AsnC family transcriptional regulator: MKRIHNAQNLDDIDLILINQLQADSRMTNSRLAHAAGIAESTCVVRVRALVSRGIITRFTAQVNPKALGLGLQALISVNIRPGARTQIPAFRDEIRVMPHVLQVFFLGGAEDFIIHLMARDSDDVRDFVLENLSANPAVASTRTSMVFEHHYNGAHAD; this comes from the coding sequence GTGAAGAGAATTCACAACGCACAGAACCTCGATGACATCGACCTCATCCTGATCAATCAGCTCCAGGCTGACTCCCGCATGACCAACAGCCGACTGGCGCATGCGGCGGGAATCGCTGAATCAACCTGCGTCGTGCGAGTGCGGGCCTTGGTGAGCCGTGGAATCATTACTCGCTTCACCGCGCAAGTGAACCCGAAGGCACTCGGCTTGGGCTTGCAGGCCTTGATCAGCGTCAACATTCGTCCGGGCGCGCGAACCCAGATCCCCGCCTTCCGCGACGAGATCCGAGTGATGCCACATGTCCTGCAGGTGTTCTTTCTCGGCGGCGCCGAGGACTTCATCATTCATTTGATGGCGCGTGATTCCGACGACGTGCGCGACTTCGTGCTCGAGAACCTCTCGGCGAACCCGGCCGTGGCCTCGACCCGCACGAGCATGGTGTTCGAGCACCACTACAACGGCGCGCACGCCGATTGA